In one window of Macadamia integrifolia cultivar HAES 741 chromosome 2, SCU_Mint_v3, whole genome shotgun sequence DNA:
- the LOC122093556 gene encoding AF4/FMR2 family member lilli-like encodes MDNQRIPPLGWGYYYQGKNMDELRHSLLLTTLELETTRLAAQEEIRKREEQMNRLQDLLNRAIRERDEAQDKCQRLLVEKLLLLQQQQQQQQQQQQQQQQQHLQQPQQNTPLSGISSIEDEARRGGDSNTGISSSDCEESIVSSPVMDPIPPPPLQPPLPATTSGMATVKLPSEKPLPEKGKLLQAVMKAGPLLQTLLLAGPLPQWRHPPPQLDSFEIPPVAITSPPPPQTPHLLHQDSVIGINGDMNNNNGGGGIAKRKRGLVVCEGSDSSTKYQRVLLR; translated from the exons ATGGACAATCAGAGAATTCCACCTCTTGGCTGGGGTTATTACTACCAAGGAAAG AACATGGATGAGCTGAGGCATTCTCTATTGTTGACAACTCTGGAGCTAGAGACAACAAGGCTAGCAGCTCAAGAGGAGataaggaagagagaagaacaaATGAACCGTCTCCAAGATCTCTTGAACAGAGCTATCAGGGAGAGAGATGAGGCACAAGACAAATGCCAAAGATTACTAGTGGAGAAGCTCTTACTCCTgcaacaacagcaacagcaacagcaacagcaacagcaacagcaacagcagcagcatcTCCAACAACCCCAACAGAATACTCCTCTTTCAGGGATCTccagcattgaagatgaagcCAGAAGAGGAGGTGATTCCAACACTGGCATATCCTCCTCGGATTGTGAAGAAAGCATCGTCTCATCTCCGGTGATGGACCCAATTCCACCGCCCCCATTGCAGCCACCACTACCAGCAACAACATCAGGAATGGCAACAGTAAAATTACCCTCAGAGAAGCCATTGCCAGAGAAGGGTAAGCTTTTGCAGGCAGTGATGAAAGCAGGGCCACTACTTCAGACCCTTTTACTGGCTGGTCCTCTTCCTCAGTGGCGACACCCACCTCCCCAACTTGACTCCTTTGAGATTCCACCAGTCGCCATTAcctctccaccaccaccacagaCACCTCACCTCCTGCATCAAGACTCTGTGATCGGAATCAATGGTGACATGAACAACAACAATGGTGGTGGAGGTATTGCTAAAAGGAAAAGAGGTCTTGTTGTTTGTGAGGGGTCTGATTCTTCCACCAAGTATCAAAGAGTTCTTCTCCGATGA